The DNA region GCTCCGTCTGCGGTCAGCAATACGGTGAGTGACGACCAGCGAATCGACATGCTTCAGCAGAGGCTTGAGGAGATTCAGAAGGAGCTGCTTGCGCTGAAGCAGGCACGCGCGAAGGAAAAGGCGCAGCAAGTTCCTGGATCGACACAGGCGAAGCCAGAGGCAGCACAGGGATTGGTGTCGTCGTCCTCGTCGTCGGCCAGCGATGCGGCTGAGCGCGCGGCTGTTGTTGCTCCCCAGCGTTCGATGCCGCCTCCTCCGGTAAAGTCAAGCGCCAACGATCCACACTCGGAGCCGTTCGCCTTTGCGGACTTCACCTGGCTGAACGGCAACGCGCGCACCAAGGACACGCCATACGCGACGAAGTTCTTCACGCCGGAGATTCGCTCCGACGTGAACTACACGTACGACTTCAATCATCCGCAGGACAACACCATCAGCGGATCGAGCGAGGTCTTTCGAGCGAACGAGTTCCAGTTGACGCAGCTCGGCGTAGGCGGAGACTTCCACTACGACAACGTGCGCGCGCGGCTGATGACGCAGTTCGGCATGTACTCGCAGACCACGCCTCGCAACGACGCCTCGCCGGCGCGCGGACAGTGGAACCTGGCCGATGCGTATCGCTACGTCTCGGAGGCGTATGGCGGCTATCACTTCAATGTGCAGCACGGCATCAATGTCGACGCCGGAATCTTTATGTCGTATGTAGGTCTGTTCTCGTACTACCAGTTCGACAACTGGGCGTATCAGCCGTCGTATGTCTCGTCGAACACGCCGTGGTTCTTCAACGGACTGCGTGTGCAGTGGTTCCCGACGGCGAAGCTGAAGATCGAGCCGTGGGTGACGAATGGATGGCAGTCGTATGGCCGCTTCAACAAACGGCCCGGCATCGGAGGGCAGATTCTTTATCGTCCGAACGGCAAGTGGTCCATTCTGGGCAACCAGTATGCTGTGGGCCGCGACACGCTGGGCGTAACGGGCCGCACGCGCTTTCACTCCGACGACAGCATCGAGTACAAGTACTACGACCGTCCTCTGAGCCGCGTGAGCAAGGCGGCGATGACGCTGACCGGCGACATCGGGTGCGAGTCGGGTGGCGGGGTAAGCTGCTTCGGCAACGGCAAGAACGGCCCGAAGCAGAGCTTCCTCGGCTTTATGATCTATAACCGTCTGTGGTTCGATCGCGACCGTTACGCCGTCACTGTCGGCGGAGGACGCATCAATAATCCGGGACGTTATCTTGTGCTGCTGCCGCCGATCAATGGTGCGACGGCTACTTCTGGCACGCCATACTTCACGCAGAACCCGGGAGATCCGTTCAAGGCGTGGGACATCTCGGTGACGGGAGACTGGATGCCGAGTCAGTACTTCACCTACAGGCTGGAGTACAACCACCGCGCGGCGAACGTTCCCTACTTCAGCGGGCCGGGAGGCGTAACACCTCCGGGAGGGAACACGGGCGCAGCCGGTTCGACAGTGCCAGGCTGGTCGCCTGATCTTCGCAAGAGCGAAGACCGCGTGACGGCGGCGATTCTGGTGAAGTTCTAGCCGCCTTGCAGAACGTATGCAAAAAGGAAGCAGGCAGAGTGCCTGCTTCCGCAGCGAGGGAACTTCTCAGAGATCTCTACAGACGTCTATACAAATATCTTCTTCAGTTTCATGCTGTTGCATTCAATCCCCATAATGTTAGACTTTCTCCGTTCTGTGTAACCCGCGTTCCGCCGCAGGAACGCTCGAAGGGTCACAGGTCCACGGAGAGAACCCATTTGACAAAACACCGGTTGGGCCGGGCGATGCGCCTTGGCCTTGTACTGGCGCTTGGGTGCTTGTGCGCCTGTGCGCAGGAGAACAAGATAGAGCGCGCCGCTGCAGACGGCGAAAACGCGATTGTGAAGACGCGCCTCGATACCCCGTCTTCCTCGGTGAACGAGACTGCCTCCACTGTTGAAACTCTTCAGCAGAGCGCGGGACTGTGGGGCCGGATGAGCGGCTTCTATCGCGCTGACTGGAACGGCACAGCAGCGGCGAGCGCGCCTGCTGTACGCACAGCGCTGGACGCTCCTCTGGATTCGCCGCCGTTTCCCTCCGCGGACTGGGGGTATGGCGGAGCGCCGACGATCGGCGTGCCCGACGGAAATGTGTATCCGGCAATGTCGGTGATGAAGCAGGAGAAGGGCCGTACAAAGGTGTATGGCTGGATCGATGCGTCCGTTAATGCCAGCACATCTTCCGAGACGAGCTACCCGATCACCTACGGCTTCGTTCCCAACCGGCTGGTGCTGAACCAGGCCATGCTCACGCTGGAACGGCTGCCCGACACCGCGCAGCGCGCGCACTTCGACTGGGGCTTTCATCTTTCGGGAATGTTCGGCACCGACTACCGCTACACCACGGCGAAGGGATACTTCAGCGGCCAGTTGCTGGAGCACAACCGGCAGTATGGCTTCGACCCGCTCTGGCAGTCGCTCGACCTCTACTTCCCCGTGAAACAAGGGCTCGTCATTCGCCTGGGGCGTTTTCTCTCGATGCCGGGCATCGAGACGCAGCTTGCGCCCGGCAACTACACGATGACGCACTCGCTGGTCTTCTCGGCAACGCCCTCGACCGAGACAGGAGCCCTGGCCACGCTGAAGCTGACGAAGCAGTGGATGGTGCAGTTGGGGATCTCTGCCGGACACGATGTGGCGCCCTGGACCGAAGACCGCAAACCCTCGGCGATTGCATGCGTGAACTACTCGACCGCGAGCAATCACGACAACCTGTATCTCTGCGCGAACGGCATCAACGACGGCAGGTACGCCTACAACAATGTGCAGCAGTACGATGCCACATGGAACCATCGCTTCAACGCCAGGTGGAATACCGCTACAGAGGCGTGGTTCATGTACGAGCGCGAGGTGCCCAACCTCGCGCACAACGTGGCGAAGCCGCTGCCGGTGGAGACGGGCGCGAACGGCGCCTTCTGCGCGCCTGGCCAGCTCACCTGCACCGCGCCCGAGTATGGGGCGATGAACTATCTCAATCGCGCCATCAACTCGAAGCTGTACATAGGCCTGCGCTCCGGGCTCGTCAACGACAAGAAAGGCCAGCGCACGGGAACGCCGGGCAGGCATACGGCGAATGCGCTCTACATCACGAAAGACTTCGGATCGACCGTCATGCTGCGCTCCGAGCTGCGCTTCGACCACTCCTGGGACCGGCCGGCTTACAACAACGGCAAGGCCAGGAACCAGCTCTTCTTCGGCGTCGACCTGATCTACAAGTTCTAGCGGCGTTTTCTCATAGGTCTGGTTCCTGCTTTCAGGGCCGAAGGCCCGCCAACATACCAGCCTGGGCCGAAGAGTAACCAGAGCGCTGAAGGCGCAACACATATGTTCTAGATAGCGGGGGTTGCCGCGGGTTCAACGGCGCTACGAGAAGAGGTAAACAGAACCAGCGCGGGATCAAAAGCGGATAGCACAGATAAAGACAAAGCAATGTTTTATCCGTGGTCTCCGCGAGCATCCGCGGTCGCCTCTAACTAGTGGCCCGCGCCCGGGTCGAGGTGCTTCGGCGGCTTGGGGATGAAGAACAACAGCGGCAGCATGCAGGCGCAGAAGACTGCCAGGTACTGGATGATGTCGAGGTAGGCGAGCATTCCGGCCTGGCGGTGAAGCTGCTGGTAGATGTATGCCTGCGCTGAGTGGGCGGCGTCGCCGACCATCGGGTTGCCGCCGCCGTGTCCCCCGAACATCCCCTTGAGTTTTTTCACCTGTTCGACGAAGGCGGGGTTGCCCGTGGTGAGGTTGCGGACCATGTTGTTCTCGTGTTCGGCCGTCCTGCGCGTCAACATGGTGGCCATGAAGGCGGTACCGCACGACCCGCCGATGTTGCGCGCAAGGTTGGTCAGGCCGGAGACGTCGTTGTTTTCCGTCTGTTTTACGCCGATATAGGCGACGGTGTTGATCGGGATGAAGAGGAATGCGAGTCCCGATGCCTGGAAGCAGCGCAGAAACACGAGACGGCCGTAGCTGATGCTCAGGTCCATGGTGTGCATGGCGATCAGCG from Acidobacteriota bacterium includes:
- a CDS encoding porin, translated to MPPPPVKSSANDPHSEPFAFADFTWLNGNARTKDTPYATKFFTPEIRSDVNYTYDFNHPQDNTISGSSEVFRANEFQLTQLGVGGDFHYDNVRARLMTQFGMYSQTTPRNDASPARGQWNLADAYRYVSEAYGGYHFNVQHGINVDAGIFMSYVGLFSYYQFDNWAYQPSYVSSNTPWFFNGLRVQWFPTAKLKIEPWVTNGWQSYGRFNKRPGIGGQILYRPNGKWSILGNQYAVGRDTLGVTGRTRFHSDDSIEYKYYDRPLSRVSKAAMTLTGDIGCESGGGVSCFGNGKNGPKQSFLGFMIYNRLWFDRDRYAVTVGGGRINNPGRYLVLLPPINGATATSGTPYFTQNPGDPFKAWDISVTGDWMPSQYFTYRLEYNHRAANVPYFSGPGGVTPPGGNTGAAGSTVPGWSPDLRKSEDRVTAAILVKF
- a CDS encoding outer membrane beta-barrel protein, with the translated sequence MRLGLVLALGCLCACAQENKIERAAADGENAIVKTRLDTPSSSVNETASTVETLQQSAGLWGRMSGFYRADWNGTAAASAPAVRTALDAPLDSPPFPSADWGYGGAPTIGVPDGNVYPAMSVMKQEKGRTKVYGWIDASVNASTSSETSYPITYGFVPNRLVLNQAMLTLERLPDTAQRAHFDWGFHLSGMFGTDYRYTTAKGYFSGQLLEHNRQYGFDPLWQSLDLYFPVKQGLVIRLGRFLSMPGIETQLAPGNYTMTHSLVFSATPSTETGALATLKLTKQWMVQLGISAGHDVAPWTEDRKPSAIACVNYSTASNHDNLYLCANGINDGRYAYNNVQQYDATWNHRFNARWNTATEAWFMYEREVPNLAHNVAKPLPVETGANGAFCAPGQLTCTAPEYGAMNYLNRAINSKLYIGLRSGLVNDKKGQRTGTPGRHTANALYITKDFGSTVMLRSELRFDHSWDRPAYNNGKARNQLFFGVDLIYKF